A genome region from Clostridium pasteurianum includes the following:
- a CDS encoding thiazole synthase, whose product MDELKIGGVKLDNRLFVGTGKLGSNEIIPKIMEKSQAKVITVALRRVDITSEQDNILNFVNKDLILLPNTSGARNAEEAIRLAKIAKAAGCGNWVKIEVISDNKYLLPDNYETIKATEALVKEGFTVLPYINPDLMDARRLVNVGAAAVMPLGAPIGTNRGLRTKEMLNILIEEINEVPVVVDAGIGKPSDAAEAMEMGADAVLVNTAIASADDPVLMAEAFSFAVKAGRLAYTAKLGAQKKYAAASSPLTGFLR is encoded by the coding sequence ATGGATGAATTAAAAATAGGAGGAGTCAAGTTAGATAATAGACTTTTTGTGGGAACAGGAAAATTAGGTTCAAATGAAATTATTCCTAAGATTATGGAGAAATCACAAGCTAAGGTTATAACTGTTGCACTTAGAAGAGTAGACATAACTTCAGAGCAGGACAATATACTTAATTTTGTAAATAAGGATTTAATACTTCTTCCAAATACTTCAGGAGCCAGAAATGCAGAAGAAGCTATAAGACTTGCTAAAATTGCAAAGGCAGCTGGCTGTGGAAATTGGGTTAAGATAGAAGTTATTTCAGATAATAAATATTTGCTTCCAGATAACTATGAAACTATAAAAGCAACAGAAGCTTTAGTGAAAGAAGGATTTACAGTACTTCCTTACATAAATCCTGACCTTATGGATGCAAGAAGACTTGTTAATGTTGGGGCAGCAGCTGTTATGCCTCTTGGAGCACCAATTGGAACTAATAGGGGACTTAGAACTAAAGAAATGCTTAACATATTAATAGAGGAAATTAATGAAGTCCCAGTAGTTGTAGATGCAGGAATAGGAAAGCCATCAGATGCAGCAGAGGCTATGGAAATGGGAGCAGATGCAGTTCTTGTAAATACGGCTATAGCTTCAGCAGATGATCCCGTTCTTATGGCAGAAGCATTTTCTTTTGCAGTTAAGGCAGGAAGGCTTGCATACACTGCGAAGCTTGGAGCTCAAAAGAAATATGCCGCAGCATCATCTCCTCTTACAGGATTTTTACGATAG
- the thiH gene encoding 2-iminoacetate synthase ThiH: MSFYEKLQEYKDFDFDDFFSKVTDKDIENILCKDRLHELDFLKLLSPTAEKYLEPMAQKARQLSLENFGKTVVLYTPMYIANYCVNGCAYCGYNVRNKIKRKQLTMEEIEEEAKAIHASGMRNIIVLTGESKVKTPVSYIADAIRLLKKYFSSICIEIYPLEVNEYKELVDAGADSLTIYQETYNEEKYSKVHLSGPKRNFKFRLNAPERVCKAGIHSIGTGALLGLYKWRSEAFFTGLHAAYIQEKFPSVEMSMSAPRIRPHAGSFNDIYDVNDKNIVQVILAYKLFLPRAGTNVTTREPREFRDKLIAIGVTKMSAGVSTEVGGHSSKDKGEGQFDTNDKRSVKEVYDKIKELGYNPVFKDFQSTL, translated from the coding sequence ATGAGTTTTTATGAAAAATTACAGGAATATAAGGATTTTGATTTTGACGATTTTTTCTCGAAGGTGACAGACAAGGATATAGAAAATATATTATGTAAGGACAGGCTTCATGAGCTTGATTTCTTAAAACTTTTGTCTCCAACAGCTGAAAAATATTTAGAACCAATGGCTCAAAAGGCAAGGCAGTTGTCCCTTGAGAATTTTGGAAAAACAGTAGTTTTGTATACTCCTATGTATATTGCAAATTACTGTGTTAATGGCTGTGCTTATTGTGGATATAATGTTAGAAATAAAATAAAGAGAAAGCAACTTACTATGGAAGAGATAGAAGAGGAAGCAAAAGCAATACATGCTTCAGGTATGAGAAATATTATAGTTTTAACAGGAGAGTCTAAAGTTAAAACACCTGTTTCATATATAGCAGATGCAATAAGACTTTTAAAGAAATATTTCAGCTCAATATGTATTGAAATATATCCTCTTGAGGTTAACGAATACAAAGAACTTGTAGATGCAGGGGCAGATAGTCTTACTATTTATCAAGAAACTTATAATGAAGAAAAATATTCAAAGGTTCATTTAAGCGGACCTAAGAGAAACTTTAAATTTAGGCTTAATGCACCAGAAAGAGTTTGCAAAGCAGGAATTCATTCCATAGGTACAGGTGCTCTTTTAGGTCTTTACAAATGGAGAAGTGAGGCATTTTTCACAGGACTTCATGCTGCTTACATTCAAGAAAAATTCCCGAGTGTTGAAATGTCTATGTCAGCTCCAAGAATAAGACCTCATGCAGGAAGTTTTAATGATATATATGATGTTAATGATAAAAATATTGTACAGGTTATACTTGCATACAAATTATTTCTTCCAAGGGCTGGGACTAATGTAACTACTCGTGAACCAAGAGAATTTAGAGATAAACTCATAGCAATAGGGGTTACTAAAATGTCTGCTGGTGTTTCCACAGAGGTTGGTGGACACAGCTCAAAGGACAAAGGTGAAGGACAATTTGATACCAACGATAAGAGAAGTGTCAAAGAAGTTTATGATAAGATAAAAGAATTGGGTTACAATCCTGTATTTAAGGATTTTCAAAGTACATTATGA
- a CDS encoding thiamine phosphate synthase, giving the protein MIYVVTNRKLIKNGDLYSTVCKILEYGVKNVILREKDLEYNELYEVAGEMKLIADEYDANLIVNGSLRAAEEVNAYAYHTSFRNFIENGGSKKIKNGVSVHSLGEAAEAEKMGADYLLCGNVYETNCKPGLKGRGLEFVSSIASYISIPEIAIGGIGEENIDDVMKAGASGAAVMSSAMEDPIVVKKLMNKLDNK; this is encoded by the coding sequence ATGATATATGTAGTTACCAATAGAAAGCTTATAAAAAATGGGGATTTGTATAGTACAGTTTGTAAGATACTTGAATATGGGGTTAAGAACGTAATACTTAGAGAGAAGGATCTTGAGTATAACGAATTGTATGAAGTCGCCGGAGAAATGAAACTTATTGCAGACGAGTATGATGCAAATTTAATTGTCAATGGAAGCTTAAGAGCAGCTGAAGAGGTTAATGCATATGCTTATCATACAAGTTTTAGAAATTTTATAGAGAATGGCGGCAGTAAAAAGATAAAAAATGGAGTATCTGTTCACAGCCTTGGTGAGGCAGCGGAAGCTGAAAAAATGGGAGCGGATTACTTACTTTGTGGAAATGTATATGAAACAAATTGTAAGCCTGGATTAAAGGGGAGAGGGCTAGAATTTGTAAGTTCCATAGCAAGCTATATTTCTATACCTGAAATTGCCATTGGGGGTATAGGAGAGGAAAATATAGATGATGTCATGAAAGCTGGGGCAAGCGGAGCTGCTGTAATGTCATCCGCTATGGAAGATCCTATTGTGGTTAAAAAGTTAATGAATAAATTAGATAATAAGTAA
- a CDS encoding DUF2971 domain-containing protein, protein MEWIDKFIKLLFYGRKKEAYKLKYDNFPKKLYKYEIIDDKRLEALKNNEIWFSNPDKLNDPFDSYGVCFDKNAADKKDIEGYIEGLRDNIKVCCFSEELNSMPMWAHYADNHTGICIEYDFSKLNYDDKFSKYIFPIRYRREKYDITEFLRKVFEENAEERMYLLFFLMQIKHLSWSYEKEWRIILKAKGNKNGGIVCPIKPEGIYLGLNCTEKNRQKIKDTVLTNIKCPIYEVEKTDSKLFEFKTKAMLK, encoded by the coding sequence ATGGAATGGATAGATAAATTTATTAAACTTCTTTTTTATGGTAGAAAGAAGGAAGCATATAAATTAAAATATGATAATTTTCCTAAAAAGCTTTATAAATATGAGATTATAGATGATAAAAGATTAGAGGCACTTAAAAATAATGAAATATGGTTTTCAAATCCAGATAAATTAAATGATCCTTTTGATTCTTATGGTGTATGCTTTGATAAAAATGCAGCAGATAAAAAAGATATAGAAGGTTATATTGAGGGACTTAGAGATAATATAAAAGTGTGCTGCTTTTCAGAAGAACTTAACAGTATGCCAATGTGGGCACATTATGCTGACAATCATACAGGTATTTGTATAGAATATGATTTTTCTAAGCTAAATTATGATGATAAGTTTTCAAAATACATTTTTCCTATAAGGTATAGGAGAGAAAAATATGATATAACAGAATTTTTGAGAAAAGTATTTGAGGAAAATGCTGAGGAGAGAATGTATTTGCTATTTTTTCTGATGCAGATAAAGCATTTGAGCTGGAGTTATGAAAAGGAATGGAGAATTATTTTAAAAGCTAAAGGAAATAAAAATGGTGGAATAGTTTGTCCTATAAAACCTGAAGGAATATATTTAGGACTCAACTGCACCGAAAAAAACAGGCAAAAAATAAAAGATACGGTTCTTACAAATATAAAGTGTCCAATATATGAAGTGGAAAAAACTGATAGCAAATTATTTGAATTTAAAACTAAAGCTATGCTAAAATAA
- a CDS encoding type I phosphomannose isomerase catalytic subunit — protein MYPLKFQHLYYEKIWGGRKLEKFRDDVPDGNIGESWDVACHKNGTSIVSNGEFKGKRLDDLVKEKGSEVIGSKIGKDWFPLLIKIIDAKSDLSVQVHPNDKYAKEVENEMGKTEVWYVIQADEGAALVVGTKGKCTKDELKEAIETGKLDKYMNKIPVKAGDVCLVRSGMIHAICGGVLVTEIQQNSDTTYRVYDYNRGRELHVKKALDVIDLNLKAKKSKGIKLTYEGYEKTHLCLGKDFSLELYDVCSEFTEKSDEERFYIFTCVDGTGEILYDGGTEKIEFGESVLIPASLGQYTVKGKVKLVKSYVPDVDKVEKEIINEIAY, from the coding sequence ATGTATCCATTAAAATTTCAACATTTATATTATGAAAAAATTTGGGGTGGAAGAAAGCTAGAGAAATTTAGAGATGATGTTCCAGATGGAAATATAGGCGAAAGCTGGGATGTGGCTTGTCATAAAAATGGAACAAGTATAGTTTCAAATGGGGAGTTTAAAGGAAAAAGACTTGATGATTTAGTAAAAGAAAAAGGCAGTGAAGTAATAGGTAGTAAAATAGGTAAAGACTGGTTTCCACTACTTATAAAAATTATAGATGCAAAGTCAGATCTTTCCGTTCAAGTACATCCAAATGATAAGTATGCAAAAGAAGTAGAAAATGAAATGGGTAAAACAGAAGTTTGGTATGTAATTCAGGCGGATGAAGGTGCAGCATTAGTAGTAGGAACTAAAGGTAAATGTACTAAAGATGAGCTTAAAGAAGCCATAGAGACAGGAAAACTTGATAAGTATATGAATAAAATACCTGTTAAAGCAGGGGATGTTTGCTTGGTAAGAAGCGGCATGATTCACGCTATATGTGGTGGAGTTTTAGTAACAGAAATACAGCAAAATAGTGACACAACTTATAGAGTTTATGATTATAATAGGGGAAGAGAACTTCATGTGAAAAAAGCTCTCGATGTTATAGATTTAAATCTAAAAGCTAAAAAGAGCAAGGGAATAAAACTTACTTATGAAGGCTATGAGAAAACGCATCTTTGCCTTGGAAAAGATTTTTCACTTGAACTTTATGATGTTTGTAGTGAATTTACTGAAAAAAGCGATGAAGAAAGATTTTATATATTCACCTGCGTTGATGGAACTGGAGAAATACTGTATGATGGGGGAACTGAAAAGATAGAGTTTGGAGAAAGTGTTCTTATTCCTGCATCACTTGGACAGTATACAGTGAAAGGAAAAGTTAAGCTTGTAAAAAGTTATGTGCCTGATGTAGATAAAGTAGAAAAAGAAATAATAAACGAAATAGCATATTAG
- a CDS encoding alpha/beta hydrolase, with protein MISKSIDIWEGLTYEDSGNSGFRPKLKTYILDGDKKRPAVLIFPGGGYNHTSLREGEPIAVNYNAAGFSSFVLNYSVYPNRYPQPLLDAARAISIIRQNADEWNIDKGKIAVCGFSAGGHLAALLGVYFDKEVLLNVKGINKEFIRPNALILGYPVITSGEFAHRGSFECLLGENADEKLLHYMSVEKHVSEKTPKSFIWHTFSDSTVPVQNSIMYAEALRKYNVSFELHIYPEGRHGMALCTKETDNGGRLNLHAASWFKLSVEWLENIFK; from the coding sequence ATGATAAGCAAGAGTATTGATATATGGGAAGGATTAACTTATGAGGATTCTGGAAATTCAGGTTTCAGGCCTAAATTAAAAACATACATTCTTGATGGAGATAAAAAAAGGCCGGCAGTTCTAATTTTTCCTGGCGGAGGATATAATCATACTTCACTTAGAGAGGGTGAACCTATAGCTGTAAATTATAATGCTGCAGGATTTAGTAGTTTTGTACTTAATTATAGTGTTTATCCTAATAGATATCCACAGCCACTTTTAGATGCAGCAAGGGCCATTTCAATAATAAGACAAAATGCTGATGAGTGGAATATTGACAAAGGAAAAATTGCAGTTTGTGGATTTTCAGCAGGAGGACACTTAGCGGCGCTTCTCGGAGTATATTTTGATAAAGAAGTCTTACTTAATGTTAAGGGAATAAACAAAGAATTTATAAGACCTAACGCATTGATACTAGGATATCCCGTAATAACTTCAGGTGAGTTTGCACACAGAGGTTCTTTTGAATGTTTGCTTGGGGAAAATGCAGATGAGAAGTTACTCCATTATATGTCAGTTGAAAAACATGTATCTGAAAAGACACCCAAATCTTTTATATGGCATACTTTTTCTGATTCAACTGTTCCTGTCCAAAATTCGATTATGTACGCAGAAGCACTTAGAAAATATAATGTTTCCTTTGAGCTGCATATATATCCAGAGGGCAGGCACGGCATGGCTTTATGTACTAAGGAAACAGATAATGGTGGGCGTCTAAATCTTCATGCAGCTTCTTGGTTTAAGCTTAGCGTTGAATGGCTTGAAAACATATTTAAATAG
- the panD gene encoding aspartate 1-decarboxylase: MYLNMLKSKIHRAVVTQADLNYVGSITIDKTLMDAARILEYEKVEIANINNGERFATYVIAGEPRSGIICLNGAAARCAEVGDKIIIMCYCTITSDEASELKPKVVFVDDDNVITKV; encoded by the coding sequence ATGTACTTAAATATGTTAAAATCAAAAATACACAGAGCAGTAGTTACGCAGGCTGACTTAAACTATGTGGGAAGCATTACTATAGATAAAACTCTCATGGATGCAGCTAGAATACTTGAATATGAAAAAGTTGAAATTGCAAACATTAATAATGGTGAGAGATTTGCAACTTACGTAATAGCAGGTGAACCCAGAAGCGGAATAATATGCTTAAATGGTGCCGCTGCAAGATGTGCAGAAGTAGGTGACAAAATTATCATTATGTGCTACTGCACTATAACCTCTGATGAGGCCTCTGAATTAAAGCCTAAAGTTGTATTTGTAGATGATGATAATGTCATAACCAAAGTGTGA
- the panC gene encoding pantoate--beta-alanine ligase, with protein METLHSINEVKKYIKQWKKEGLSIGLVPTMGYLHEGHKSLIERASKENDRVVVSDFVNPIQFGPKEDLAVYPRDLKRDEKVCMEANASILFNPKASEMYFDDAVTFVNSSKITDVLCGARRPGHFRGVCTVVSKLFNIVSPDRAYFGQKDAQQVAVIRRMVRDLNFDIKIIACPIVREKDGLAKSSRNTYLSEKERTAAVILYKSLKKAKNAIEAGERNCTEIKKIISSTLKSEPLAKIDYVEIVNILSLQSIPEIEKSALVAIAVYIGKIRLIDNFIFKNLEE; from the coding sequence ATGGAAACTTTGCATTCAATAAATGAAGTTAAAAAATATATAAAGCAGTGGAAGAAAGAAGGTCTAAGCATAGGACTTGTTCCAACCATGGGATACTTACATGAAGGCCATAAAAGCTTAATTGAAAGAGCTTCAAAGGAAAATGACAGGGTTGTTGTAAGTGATTTTGTAAACCCAATTCAATTTGGTCCTAAAGAAGACCTTGCAGTTTATCCTAGAGATTTAAAAAGGGACGAAAAAGTTTGCATGGAGGCTAACGCTTCAATTTTATTTAACCCTAAAGCTTCTGAAATGTACTTTGATGATGCTGTAACCTTTGTTAATTCTTCAAAAATCACGGATGTACTTTGTGGTGCTAGACGTCCAGGTCACTTCAGAGGAGTATGCACCGTTGTCTCTAAATTATTTAACATAGTTTCTCCAGACAGGGCTTATTTCGGTCAAAAGGATGCTCAACAAGTGGCTGTAATAAGAAGAATGGTACGGGATTTAAACTTTGATATTAAAATAATTGCATGTCCTATAGTGCGTGAAAAGGACGGTCTTGCCAAAAGTTCTAGAAACACTTATCTTTCAGAAAAAGAAAGGACTGCAGCAGTCATATTATATAAAAGTCTTAAAAAAGCTAAAAATGCTATCGAAGCCGGTGAAAGAAATTGCACTGAAATAAAAAAAATCATATCATCTACACTTAAAAGTGAACCTCTTGCTAAAATAGATTATGTAGAAATAGTGAATATCCTTTCTCTCCAAAGTATACCCGAAATTGAAAAATCCGCTTTAGTGGCTATTGCCGTTTATATAGGAAAGATAAGACTTATAGACAACTTTATCTTTAAAAATTTGGAGGAATAA
- the panB gene encoding 3-methyl-2-oxobutanoate hydroxymethyltransferase has translation MKNTIETFKNSKVKKEKLVMLTAYDYSTAKIIDSCNINGILVGDSLGMVCLGYENTLSVTMDDMIHHTKAVTKGAKNALIVADMPFMSYQTSTYDAVYNAGRLIKETNANAVKLEGGAIVADKIKEIVKAQIPVMGHIGLTPQSVNAFGGFKVQGKSELAAQTVIEDAKKIEEAGAFAVTLEGIPWKLSKLITENITIPTIGIGAGKYCDGQILVYQDMLGMYDDITPKFVKKYADVKKVMKIAFNSYSYEVKEGLFPDQDHSFKINPTIIESLEGK, from the coding sequence ATGAAAAATACCATCGAAACTTTCAAAAATTCCAAAGTAAAAAAAGAAAAATTAGTAATGCTAACAGCTTATGATTATTCCACAGCAAAAATAATTGATTCCTGCAATATAAATGGAATTCTCGTAGGCGATTCTCTTGGTATGGTGTGTCTTGGATATGAAAATACCTTAAGTGTAACAATGGATGACATGATTCATCATACAAAAGCTGTAACAAAAGGTGCAAAAAATGCTCTAATAGTTGCGGACATGCCCTTCATGTCTTATCAAACTTCAACCTATGATGCAGTATACAATGCTGGAAGATTAATTAAAGAAACTAACGCAAACGCCGTAAAGCTTGAAGGTGGAGCTATAGTAGCAGACAAAATTAAAGAAATCGTAAAGGCACAGATTCCAGTAATGGGCCACATAGGATTAACCCCTCAGTCAGTAAATGCCTTTGGAGGTTTTAAAGTTCAAGGTAAAAGTGAACTTGCTGCACAAACAGTAATTGAAGATGCTAAAAAAATAGAGGAGGCTGGTGCATTTGCAGTAACCTTGGAGGGCATCCCTTGGAAACTTTCAAAATTAATAACTGAAAATATAACAATACCTACTATAGGCATTGGAGCTGGTAAGTACTGTGATGGTCAAATTTTAGTTTATCAGGATATGCTGGGAATGTATGATGACATAACGCCAAAGTTTGTAAAAAAATATGCAGATGTTAAAAAAGTTATGAAAATTGCTTTTAACAGCTATTCATATGAAGTAAAAGAAGGTCTTTTTCCTGACCAAGATCATTCTTTTAAAATCAATCCTACAATTATAGAAAGTTTAGAAGGGAAGTAA
- a CDS encoding radical SAM protein: MMNFLEKGIKDSLVKAVAKIIDKNPEKNIDKIFAILDKTIKDPYSKPAIESIYNYYKTNETIHEFIQNILTTTDKNCLKKFFANFFGNAIWYGMSRRQKFLDKEDTKVPFVLLISPSMRCTLRCKGCYASKYSKKDDITKEEIERIVKEARDLGIYYVIVLGGEPFINDYMLDIYEKFNDMIFTPFTNGQLITEEIADRLKKCGNVIPMFSLEGFAKETDARRGKGVFKRVMESMDMLKKRGMLFGVSSAVSGKNLNTVTSDEFIDMLIDKGAKMSWYFIYMPVGAGADVNFMLKPDERLLLGRRVRKIRTTKPYFAIDFFNDAPYVGGCIAGKYYCHINSKEDVEPCIFSHFSTFNLKGKPLIEAFRTDFFKELRRRQPYNENMLRPCMMIDNTNVVREVVSKVKAHPTEASGEKMITDKKFMADLDKLASDFKIKADEEWKNVFNGKGNDMMSKG; this comes from the coding sequence ATGATGAATTTTCTAGAAAAAGGCATTAAGGATTCTCTAGTAAAGGCTGTAGCAAAGATTATAGATAAAAATCCTGAAAAAAATATAGATAAAATTTTTGCAATATTAGATAAAACTATTAAGGATCCATATAGTAAGCCTGCTATTGAATCAATTTATAATTATTATAAAACAAATGAAACTATTCATGAATTTATACAAAATATATTGACCACGACGGATAAAAATTGTCTTAAAAAATTTTTTGCAAATTTTTTTGGAAATGCTATATGGTATGGTATGTCAAGAAGACAGAAATTTTTAGATAAAGAAGATACAAAGGTACCATTTGTTTTGCTTATAAGTCCATCGATGAGATGTACACTTAGATGTAAGGGATGCTATGCATCAAAATACAGTAAAAAGGATGACATAACAAAAGAGGAAATCGAAAGAATTGTAAAAGAGGCTAGAGATCTTGGAATATATTATGTAATAGTTCTAGGGGGAGAACCATTTATTAATGATTATATGCTGGACATATATGAAAAGTTTAATGATATGATTTTTACTCCTTTTACAAATGGTCAGCTTATAACTGAAGAAATTGCAGATAGGCTTAAAAAGTGTGGAAATGTAATACCAATGTTTTCGCTTGAAGGGTTTGCGAAGGAGACAGATGCTAGACGTGGAAAAGGTGTTTTTAAAAGAGTTATGGAATCTATGGATATGCTAAAAAAACGTGGTATGTTATTTGGAGTGTCTTCAGCTGTTTCGGGGAAAAATTTAAATACGGTAACTTCCGATGAGTTTATAGATATGCTCATAGATAAGGGTGCTAAAATGAGCTGGTATTTTATATATATGCCAGTTGGAGCAGGAGCAGATGTGAATTTTATGTTAAAGCCAGATGAAAGGTTGCTTTTAGGTAGAAGAGTAAGGAAAATACGAACTACGAAACCTTATTTTGCTATAGACTTCTTTAATGATGCGCCTTATGTTGGAGGATGCATAGCTGGAAAATATTATTGCCATATTAATTCAAAGGAAGATGTTGAGCCATGCATATTTTCACACTTTTCTACCTTTAACTTAAAGGGAAAACCGTTAATTGAGGCATTTAGGACTGATTTTTTTAAGGAGCTTAGAAGGCGACAACCATATAACGAAAATATGCTTAGACCTTGCATGATGATAGATAATACAAATGTAGTACGTGAAGTGGTTTCTAAGGTTAAGGCGCATCCCACAGAAGCTAGTGGAGAAAAGATGATAACGGATAAAAAGTTTATGGCGGATCTTGATAAACTAGCCAGCGATTTTAAGATTAAAGCTGATGAAGAATGGAAGAATGTATTTAATGGGAAAGGGAATGATATGATGTCTAAAGGGTAG
- a CDS encoding ABC transporter substrate-binding protein, translated as MKKFFIRMLALIMCVGVVFYASACGTIKNKTSEQKVKKVNNKPGNITIWINSKNENIIKDQINMFNKKYNYIAVNAVFMSEEDIIKNYENNYKNNGKLPDVVEISDLNAAEFVNKYKQKLVNVSSDSDIKNDMFLSNKIHNLTQNSKVYGYPWYTEPEFMIYRSDILKQLKIDPDDIKTWKDYNEVGNTVKQNGKNLMYSSDLGNIYDVCNSELGVNFLDDNDKVDVKDEKFKESANFIFDIIKNNTNISITPGKDIPKAFSTGEVVSMIVSPEEMLYLQNDYPGLKGKICVENLPAFEEGGNNTAYKDGANLILSSNEKTKSYAEQFAKFVTGNEEAVYNQFSIYALCSSNSSVYNYDKIHKKNDYVGGKDIYKMYMNSAKLFSDIKYYKDYSDIRNYVIKEIGDEAAQNKGIDEIISNMQKVLSDKYK; from the coding sequence ATGAAAAAGTTTTTTATAAGAATGTTAGCTTTAATTATGTGTGTTGGTGTTGTTTTTTATGCTTCCGCATGTGGTACTATAAAGAACAAAACGTCAGAGCAGAAAGTTAAGAAAGTTAACAATAAACCTGGAAATATAACTATATGGATAAATAGCAAAAATGAAAACATAATAAAAGATCAGATAAATATGTTTAATAAAAAGTATAATTACATAGCAGTAAATGCGGTTTTTATGAGTGAGGAAGATATAATAAAAAATTATGAAAATAATTATAAGAATAATGGTAAGCTTCCTGATGTTGTGGAAATCAGTGATTTAAATGCAGCTGAATTTGTTAATAAATATAAGCAAAAGCTTGTTAATGTATCATCAGACAGTGATATAAAAAATGATATGTTTTTATCAAATAAAATACATAATTTAACTCAAAACAGCAAGGTATATGGATATCCGTGGTATACAGAACCAGAATTTATGATTTACAGGTCAGATATACTAAAGCAGTTAAAGATAGATCCTGATGATATAAAGACATGGAAGGATTATAATGAAGTCGGAAATACAGTTAAGCAAAATGGTAAAAACTTAATGTATAGTTCTGATTTAGGAAATATTTATGATGTTTGTAACAGTGAACTAGGAGTAAATTTCTTAGATGACAACGATAAAGTAGATGTTAAGGATGAAAAATTTAAGGAATCAGCTAATTTTATCTTTGATATTATAAAGAATAATACTAATATAAGTATTACACCAGGTAAGGATATTCCTAAAGCTTTCAGTACAGGAGAGGTTGTATCTATGATCGTATCTCCTGAAGAAATGCTATATCTTCAAAATGATTATCCTGGGCTTAAGGGAAAGATTTGTGTAGAGAATTTACCAGCTTTTGAAGAGGGCGGAAACAATACAGCTTATAAAGATGGAGCTAATTTAATATTGTCCAGCAATGAAAAAACCAAATCATATGCTGAGCAATTTGCTAAGTTTGTTACAGGTAATGAAGAAGCTGTATATAATCAATTTTCTATTTATGCGCTTTGTTCTAGTAATTCCTCCGTTTATAATTATGATAAAATACATAAAAAAAATGATTATGTTGGCGGAAAGGATATATATAAAATGTACATGAATTCAGCTAAGCTATTTTCAGATATAAAATATTATAAAGATTACTCAGATATAAGAAATTATGTAATTAAAGAAATAGGAGATGAAGCAGCACAAAACAAAGGCATCGATGAAATAATAAGCAACATGCAAAAAGTCTTAAGTGATAAGTATAAGTAA